A single window of Larimichthys crocea isolate SSNF chromosome XII, L_crocea_2.0, whole genome shotgun sequence DNA harbors:
- the LOC104935103 gene encoding multidrug and toxin extrusion protein 1 gives MHLDCMKSIKDWLPVDYKNEIIQLFKIAGPVFISHLMIFLIGFVSVMFCGHLGETELAGVTLAISVINVTGISVAAGLASACDTLISQTYGSGNLDRVGVILQRGVLILLLACFPCWAILINTEPILLAVKQSPEVARLSQLYVNIFMPALPAAFMYQLQGRYLQNQGIIWPQVITGVIGNVLNVAVNCILLYVLDLGIVGSAAANTISQLSLTLILYIYTRWRGLHKETWSGWSLDCLQEWGLFTQVAIPSMLMLCLEWWTFEIGGFLAGVISKVELGAQSVVYQMVTIAFTFPMGLGAAASVRVGNALGAGNAEQALTSGKISIICVLAVSCCVGIFLALTKDVIGYIFTTEKEIVQRVADAMIIYAFFYPADAMAGVTGGIIRGTGKPRIGAICNVVGYYCIGIPIGLSLMFTAKMGIVGLSLGLLVCVTLQSTFFSIVLWKLNWRNAAEEAMVRAGVLTTENKEVLAMETKEHACSESQISVISSSILNHEAWTTDLQVLCPGRDQKADTAVPRPLLVRQLVLRRGLTVLVMVLILIVGILTRKMLLRWLK, from the exons ATGCATTTAG ATTGTATGAAATCCATTAAGGACTGGCTCCCGGTGGactacaaaaatgaaataattcaaCTTTTCAAAATTGCAGGACCTGTG ttcatttcacaCCTGATGATCTTTCTCATCGGGTTTGTAAGTGTGATGTTCTGTGGTCATCTGGGGGAAACTGAGCTTGCGGGTGTTACATTGGCAATCTCG GTTATTAATGTGACTGGTATTTCAGTTGCTGCTGGTTTGGCATCAGCCTGTGATACACTCATATCCCAG ACTTATGGGAGTGGAAACCTAGATCGTGTGGGTGTCATTCTCCAAAGAGGTGTTTTGATTCTGCTCCTTGCTTGCTTCCCCTGCTGGGCTATCCTCATAAACACAGAGCCCATCCTACTCGCTGTCAAACAAAGCCCAGAGGTCGCACG ACTTTCCCAGCTGTATGTGAATATCTTCATGCCTGCTTTGCCA GCTGCTTTCATGTACCAGCTGCAGGGAAGGTATCTGCAGAACCAG GGTATAATCTGGCCTCAGGTGATTACTGGAGTAATTGGAAATGTTCTTAATGTAGCTGTCAACTGCATCCTCCTCTATGTGCTGGATCTGGGTATTGT TGgatctgcagcagcaaacaccATCTCACAGTTATCTTTGACTCTGATCTTGTACATTTATACCCGCTGGAGGGGTTTACACAAGGAGACATGGTCCG GTTGGTCACTGGACTGTCTGCAGGAATGGGGCCTGTTCACCCAGGTGGCCATCCCCAGCATGCTCATGCTCTGTCTTGAGTGGTGGACTTTTGAAATTGGAGGATTCTTGGCTGGTGTGATCAGTAAGGTTGAGCTGGGAGCTCAGTCAGTTGTTTATCAGATGGTCACCATTGCGTTCACG TTCCCAATGGGACTTGGGGCAGCTGCAAGTGTGCGGGTTGGGAATGCTCTTGGTGCTGGGAATGCTGAACAGGCCTTAACATCTGGAAAGATCTCCATCATCTGTGTTT TGGCAGTCTCATGCTGCGTTGGAATTTTTCTTGCATTAACTAAGGATGTGATTGGTTACATCTTTACAACAGAGAA AGAAATTGTTCAGCGGGTTGCTGATGCTATGATCATATATGCCTTCTTCTATCCTGCAGATGCCATGGCG GGTGTTACAGGGGGAATTATACGTGGAACGGGGAAACCAAGGATTGGGGCTATCTGTAACGTGGTGGGTTATTACTGCATTGGCATTCCTATTGGACTGTCCCTGATGTTTACTGCCAAAATGGGCATCGTTG GACTGTCGTTGGGGCTTCTTGTTTGTGTCACTCTGCAGTCTACATTCTTTAGCATTGTCTTGTGGAAACTAAATTGGAGAAACGCAGCTGAAGAA GCAATGGTGAGAGCAGGAGTCCTgaccacagaaaacaaagaagtacTGGCAATGGAAACAAAGG AACATGCCTGTTCAGAGTCCCAGATCAGCGTAATTTCATCTAGCATCCTGAACCATGAGGCGTGGACCACAGACCTGCAGGTGCTCTGTCCGGGCCGTGATCAGAAAGCTGATACAGCAGTACCACGGCCTCTGTTGGTCAGGCAGCTGGTCTTACGTCGTGGCCTGACTGTGCTGGTCATGGTGCTCATCCTGATAGTTGGAATACTAACCCGCAAAATGCTTCTCAGATGGCTGAAGTGA